From the genome of Streptomyces sp. NBC_01116, one region includes:
- a CDS encoding amino acid ABC transporter permease: MDVLTENFSLYGKGFLGTVELTVYASALALVLGFLMASFRVAPVGSFRVLGTVWVTVLRNTPLTLLFFAVLLGLPRFGLVLPFQVFAVLALGCYTSAFICEVLRSGINTVPKGQGEAARSLGMNFGQTLSTVVLPQAFRSVIPPVGSTLIALAKNSAIAGAFSVTELLGTYKTLNELGYSIIWSFIWIAVGYLIITLTISAVFNVMEKRWGVAR, encoded by the coding sequence ATGGACGTACTGACAGAGAACTTCTCCCTCTACGGCAAGGGCTTCCTCGGCACCGTCGAGCTGACCGTCTACGCCTCCGCGCTGGCGCTCGTCCTCGGCTTCCTGATGGCGTCCTTCCGGGTCGCGCCCGTCGGCTCCTTCCGGGTGCTGGGCACGGTCTGGGTCACCGTGCTCCGCAACACCCCGCTGACGCTGCTGTTCTTCGCGGTCCTGCTCGGCCTGCCCCGCTTCGGGCTCGTCCTGCCGTTCCAGGTCTTCGCCGTGCTGGCGCTCGGCTGCTACACCTCGGCCTTCATCTGCGAGGTGCTGCGCTCCGGCATCAACACCGTGCCCAAGGGCCAGGGCGAGGCCGCGCGCAGCCTCGGCATGAACTTCGGCCAGACCCTGAGCACCGTGGTGCTGCCGCAGGCGTTCCGGTCGGTGATCCCGCCTGTCGGCTCGACACTGATCGCGCTGGCGAAGAACTCCGCGATCGCCGGGGCGTTCAGCGTCACCGAACTCCTCGGCACCTACAAGACGCTCAACGAGCTGGGCTACAGCATCATCTGGTCCTTCATCTGGATCGCCGTCGGCTACCTGATCATCACCCTGACCATCAGCGCGGTGTTCAACGTGATGGAGAAGCGCTGGGGAGTGGCACGATGA
- a CDS encoding amino acid ABC transporter permease produces the protein MTKTLTRRPTMPAATALYDIPGPVTRRRHLMYGVASTVVILALFGWIVYLLFDTDQFTAEKWTPFAYKGIQELLLRGLGNTLKAFAYAAVLSLVLGAILAVGRLSEHRVLRWISTLLVEFFRAMPVLVMIFFIFVALKVQPLPALVAGLTLYNGSVLAEVFRTGINSVDRGQREAAYALGMRKTQVTTFVLAPQAVRAMLPTIISQLVVALKDTSLGYLITYEEFLHAGKLIASNLDYDLPFIPVVMVISPIYIGMCMLLSWFATWVARRQRRNPRTRAVGVAPAEPGTLLPGGQ, from the coding sequence ATGACCAAGACCCTCACCCGCAGGCCCACCATGCCCGCGGCCACCGCGCTCTACGACATCCCGGGCCCGGTGACCCGCAGGCGGCACCTGATGTACGGGGTCGCCTCGACGGTGGTGATCCTGGCGCTGTTCGGCTGGATCGTCTACCTGCTCTTCGACACCGACCAGTTCACCGCGGAGAAGTGGACGCCCTTCGCGTACAAGGGCATCCAGGAACTGCTGCTGCGCGGCCTCGGCAACACCCTCAAGGCGTTCGCGTACGCCGCGGTCCTCTCGCTCGTCCTGGGCGCGATCCTCGCGGTGGGGCGGCTCTCCGAACACCGGGTGCTGCGCTGGATCTCCACACTGCTCGTCGAGTTCTTCCGGGCCATGCCGGTGCTGGTGATGATCTTCTTCATCTTCGTGGCGCTGAAGGTCCAGCCGCTGCCCGCCCTGGTCGCCGGGCTGACGCTCTACAACGGCTCCGTCCTCGCGGAGGTGTTCCGCACCGGGATCAACTCCGTGGACCGGGGCCAGCGCGAGGCGGCGTACGCGCTCGGGATGCGCAAGACACAGGTCACCACGTTCGTCCTGGCTCCCCAGGCCGTACGCGCGATGCTGCCGACCATCATCAGTCAGCTGGTGGTCGCGCTCAAGGACACCTCACTGGGCTATCTGATCACCTACGAGGAATTCCTCCACGCCGGAAAGCTGATCGCGTCGAATCTCGACTACGATCTTCCCTTCATCCCCGTCGTGATGGTGATCTCTCCGATCTACATCGGGATGTGCATGCTGCTCTCGTGGTTCGCCACGTGGGTGGCCCGTCGTCAGCGGCGCAATCCGAGGACGAGGGCGGTGGGGGTGGCCCCGGCCGAACCGGGGACGCTGCTGCCGGGAGGGCAGTAG
- a CDS encoding CocE/NonD family hydrolase produces MARPKPALRTTASITTAAALLAGAALVAAPAATAAPGTVPAGTTAQSLTFHDIPGSGGITLKGNVFTPAGAAAGTRHPLIVFPTSWAMPQIEYLAQAQKLADSGYVVVSYTSRGFWLSGGKIEVAGPPDISDASAVIDWALEHTSADPDRVGMGGVSYGAGISLLAAGHDPRIKAVAALSGWADLIDSIYSGRTQHLQAAALLGGAGLVTGRPGDELTQTLKDFLGSNLEKEPEMIAWGKKRSPATYLDRINANGAAIMMGNAWGDTIFPPNQYASFYDKLTGPKRLEFRPGDHATAEATGLLGLPNDTWTSTRRWFDRYLRGERNGIDTELPVQLRSRPEKGYEGYPDWKSVGAVKNRIPLDGTKKVWGGVDSGANGGIAILSNALDQFLKLPPTVSVPLLPRTFASVWQSERYATEQRIRGTSALHTTVTATKPSGTLVAYLYDVGPLGIGRLVSNAPYTFHGQTPGRPFPVDLELYSTAYDVPAGHRLALVIDTVDPLYIEHNPTGAQLTFSSPDTDPSHLSVPLREK; encoded by the coding sequence GTGGCACGCCCGAAACCGGCACTGCGCACCACCGCTTCGATCACCACCGCCGCCGCCCTGCTCGCCGGGGCCGCGCTCGTCGCCGCCCCGGCCGCGACGGCGGCCCCCGGCACCGTGCCCGCGGGCACGACCGCCCAGAGCCTGACGTTCCACGACATCCCCGGCTCCGGGGGCATCACCCTCAAGGGCAACGTCTTCACGCCCGCCGGGGCGGCGGCGGGGACGAGGCATCCGCTGATCGTCTTCCCGACGAGCTGGGCCATGCCGCAGATCGAGTATCTGGCCCAGGCCCAGAAGCTCGCCGACTCCGGTTATGTCGTGGTGAGTTACACCTCGCGCGGCTTCTGGCTCTCGGGCGGGAAGATCGAGGTGGCGGGCCCGCCGGACATCTCGGACGCCTCGGCCGTCATCGACTGGGCGCTGGAGCACACCTCCGCCGATCCGGACCGCGTCGGCATGGGCGGCGTCTCCTACGGGGCGGGCATCAGCCTGCTGGCGGCCGGGCACGATCCGCGGATCAAGGCGGTCGCCGCGCTGAGCGGCTGGGCCGATCTGATCGACTCGATCTACAGCGGGCGCACCCAGCACCTCCAGGCCGCCGCCCTGCTCGGCGGCGCGGGCCTGGTCACCGGCCGCCCCGGCGACGAACTGACGCAAACGCTCAAGGACTTCCTCGGCTCCAACCTGGAGAAGGAACCCGAGATGATCGCCTGGGGGAAGAAGCGCTCCCCCGCGACGTATCTGGACCGGATCAACGCCAACGGCGCGGCGATCATGATGGGCAACGCCTGGGGCGACACCATCTTCCCGCCCAACCAGTACGCCTCGTTCTACGACAAGCTCACCGGCCCCAAGCGGCTGGAGTTCCGCCCGGGCGACCACGCGACCGCCGAGGCCACCGGCCTCCTAGGACTGCCGAACGACACCTGGACGAGCACCCGCCGCTGGTTCGACCGCTATCTCCGGGGCGAACGCAACGGCATCGACACCGAGCTGCCGGTCCAGCTCAGGTCCCGTCCGGAGAAGGGGTACGAGGGCTACCCGGACTGGAAGTCGGTGGGCGCGGTGAAGAACCGGATCCCGCTGGACGGCACCAAGAAGGTGTGGGGAGGCGTCGACTCGGGCGCCAACGGCGGCATCGCGATCCTGTCCAACGCGCTGGACCAGTTCCTGAAGCTGCCGCCGACGGTCTCCGTACCCCTGCTGCCGCGCACCTTCGCGAGCGTGTGGCAGTCGGAGCGGTACGCCACCGAGCAGCGGATCCGGGGCACGTCCGCGCTGCACACCACGGTCACAGCCACGAAGCCGAGCGGCACCCTCGTCGCGTATCTCTACGACGTGGGGCCGCTCGGCATCGGCAGACTGGTCAGCAATGCTCCGTACACCTTCCACGGGCAGACGCCGGGCCGGCCGTTCCCCGTCGACCTGGAGCTGTACTCCACGGCCTACGACGTCCCGGCCGGTCACCGGCTCGCCCTGGTGATCGACACCGTCGATCCGTTGTACATCGAGCACAACCCGACCGGCGCGCAGCTGACCTTCTCCTCGCCCGACACGGACCCGAGTCATCTCTCGGTCCCGCTGCGCGAGAAGTGA
- a CDS encoding Ig-like domain-containing protein, with protein sequence MSSARPRIRLSAPSGRRARLALTAPAALLAAALTACAGGPSGSAEVGGDEKAPDTSVSVNLKGRTAAPGGPVKVTLAHGKLRTVSVTAGKDGVLAGKISADGRTWTSDRVAAPGTAYTVEAEDTDGGSDRAAFATAEAEKVNKLLLAPGKNTTVGIAQPLSVVFDHPVKNKAAVEKALKVSTSNDTEGSWGWLQDYSGKDRVDWRPEEYWKPGTKVTLDARLNGVDTGADGGWLVRDYTTTFTIGAAQVVKVDLDRSRLALHRDGKQVLDIPMSAGTPGGEKASWRGTAVLMSKEGTINMRSETVGLGDAYDKMVDYSMRLTWSGMYVHAAPWNAGYFGQANRSSGCVGMSDADAAALYGQVRVGDPFEMTGTQAKGTVAEGNGYGAWNLSWEDWAAKSALR encoded by the coding sequence TTGAGTTCCGCACGTCCGCGCATCCGTCTCTCCGCCCCGTCCGGCCGGAGGGCCCGGCTCGCCCTGACCGCCCCCGCGGCCCTGCTCGCCGCCGCGCTCACCGCGTGCGCGGGCGGCCCCTCGGGCTCCGCCGAGGTGGGCGGGGACGAGAAGGCGCCCGACACCAGCGTCTCGGTGAACCTCAAGGGCAGGACGGCGGCCCCGGGCGGACCGGTGAAGGTGACGCTGGCTCACGGGAAGCTGCGGACGGTCTCGGTGACGGCGGGCAAGGACGGCGTGCTGGCCGGGAAGATATCCGCCGACGGCCGGACCTGGACGTCCGATCGGGTCGCCGCGCCGGGCACCGCGTACACCGTCGAGGCCGAGGACACGGACGGCGGCAGCGACCGGGCCGCGTTCGCCACCGCCGAGGCCGAGAAGGTCAACAAGCTTCTCCTCGCGCCGGGCAAGAACACGACCGTGGGCATCGCGCAGCCGCTGTCCGTCGTCTTCGACCACCCCGTGAAGAACAAGGCGGCCGTCGAGAAGGCCCTGAAGGTGTCCACGTCCAACGACACCGAGGGCTCCTGGGGCTGGCTCCAGGACTACTCGGGCAAGGACCGCGTCGACTGGCGGCCCGAGGAGTACTGGAAGCCCGGCACGAAGGTCACCCTGGACGCCCGACTGAACGGGGTCGACACGGGTGCGGACGGCGGCTGGCTCGTCCGCGACTACACGACGACGTTCACGATCGGCGCGGCCCAGGTGGTCAAGGTCGACCTGGACCGGTCCCGGCTCGCGCTGCACCGGGACGGGAAGCAGGTCCTGGACATCCCCATGTCGGCGGGTACCCCGGGCGGCGAGAAGGCCTCCTGGCGGGGCACGGCGGTGCTGATGTCGAAGGAGGGCACGATCAACATGCGCTCCGAGACGGTGGGCCTCGGTGACGCCTACGACAAGATGGTCGACTACTCGATGCGGCTGACGTGGTCCGGGATGTACGTGCACGCGGCCCCGTGGAACGCGGGCTACTTCGGTCAGGCCAACCGGAGTTCGGGCTGCGTCGGGATGAGCGACGCGGACGCCGCGGCCCTGTACGGACAGGTGCGGGTGGGCGACCCGTTCGAGATGACCGGCACACAGGCCAAGGGCACGGTCGCCGAGGGCAACGGGTACGGCGCGTGGAACCTCTCGTGGGAGGACTGGGCGGCGAAGAGCGCCCTGAGGTGA
- a CDS encoding trypsin-like serine protease — MNQLLRALKRCSVVIATVAIAVVGLQPVTASAAPNPVVGGTRAAQGEFPFMVRLSMGCGGALYAQDIVLTAAHCVSGSGNNSSITATGGVVDLQSPNAIKVRSTKVLQAPGYNGTGKDWALIKLAQPINQPTLKIATTTAYNQGTFTVAGWGANREGGSQQRYLLKAGVPFVSDAACRSAYGNELVANEEICAGYPDTGGVDTCQGDSGGPMFRKDDTGEWIQVGIVSWGYGCARPGYPGVYTEVSTFASAIASAARTL, encoded by the coding sequence GTGAATCAACTCCTGCGCGCGCTGAAGAGATGTTCCGTCGTCATAGCCACCGTCGCCATCGCGGTCGTCGGCCTCCAGCCCGTCACCGCCTCGGCCGCACCCAACCCCGTAGTCGGCGGAACCCGCGCCGCCCAGGGCGAGTTCCCCTTCATGGTCCGCCTCTCCATGGGCTGCGGCGGCGCTCTCTACGCTCAGGACATCGTCCTCACCGCCGCCCACTGCGTGAGCGGATCGGGCAACAACAGCTCGATCACCGCCACCGGCGGCGTCGTCGACCTGCAGTCGCCCAACGCGATCAAGGTCCGCTCCACCAAGGTCCTCCAGGCCCCCGGCTACAACGGCACCGGCAAGGACTGGGCGCTCATCAAGCTCGCCCAGCCCATCAACCAGCCCACCCTGAAGATCGCCACCACCACCGCCTACAACCAGGGCACGTTCACCGTCGCCGGCTGGGGCGCCAACCGCGAAGGCGGCAGCCAGCAGCGTTACCTGCTCAAGGCCGGCGTCCCGTTCGTCTCCGATGCCGCCTGCCGCTCCGCCTACGGCAACGAACTGGTGGCCAACGAGGAGATCTGCGCCGGATACCCCGACACCGGCGGCGTCGACACCTGCCAGGGCGACTCCGGCGGCCCGATGTTCCGCAAGGACGACACCGGTGAGTGGATCCAGGTCGGCATCGTCAGCTGGGGCTACGGCTGCGCCCGGCCCGGCTACCCGGGCGTCTACACCGAGGTCTCGACCTTCGCGTCCGCCATCGCCTCGGCAGCCCGCACGCTCTGA
- the ggt gene encoding gamma-glutamyltransferase, translated as MRRSVARNTSLLAVLAVVASLGAAAPVASAPSAAPRPAPPKSPVAVGHGGAVASVDPDASAAGIEVLRKGGNAVDAAVATAAALGVTEPYSAGIGGGGYFVHYDAKKRTVRTIDGRETAPRSADASLFLENGKPIPFEEGVTSGLGVGTPGTPATWERALDAWGSKSLRTLLKPAERLARDGFVVDGTFRSQTASNQARFADFPASAELFLPGGELPVVGSVFKNPDLARTYAKLGREGVEELYRGDVADDIVRTVRKPPVDPDATRVVRPGDLTREDLADYRTLRKDPTKVSYRGLDVYGMAPSSSGGTSVGEALNILESTDLSRADRVQYLHRLIEASRIAFADRGRWVGDPAFEDVPTKELLSQRFADARECLIRDDKALTSPLAPGDPRDPERCRSGGTAAPTTFEGENTTHLTTADKWGNVVAYTLTIETTGGSAITVPGRGFLLNNELTDFSFAPANPAVHDPNLPGPGKRPRSSISPTIVLKHGKPVLALGSPGGATIITTVLQSLTGHLDRGLPLVDAIAAPRASQRNAPTTEIEPELWNSPVRAELEKLGHAFKQNPEIGAATGVQRLPDGRWLAAAEKVRRGGGSAMVVHPGGGH; from the coding sequence ATGCGCCGTTCCGTCGCCCGGAACACGTCGCTGTTGGCCGTCCTCGCCGTGGTCGCGTCGCTGGGAGCCGCCGCCCCGGTGGCCTCGGCACCGTCCGCCGCCCCACGTCCCGCGCCGCCCAAGTCCCCGGTGGCGGTGGGCCACGGGGGAGCGGTGGCGAGCGTCGACCCGGACGCGTCGGCCGCCGGGATCGAGGTGCTGCGCAAGGGCGGCAACGCGGTGGACGCGGCCGTGGCCACGGCCGCCGCGCTCGGCGTGACCGAGCCGTACTCGGCTGGCATCGGCGGCGGTGGCTACTTCGTCCACTACGACGCGAAGAAGCGCACCGTGCGGACGATCGACGGCCGCGAGACCGCACCGCGCAGCGCGGACGCCTCTCTCTTCCTGGAGAACGGCAAGCCGATCCCCTTCGAAGAGGGCGTGACCAGCGGCCTCGGCGTCGGCACGCCCGGCACCCCGGCCACCTGGGAGCGGGCCCTGGACGCGTGGGGCAGCAAGTCCCTGCGCACACTGCTGAAGCCGGCCGAGCGACTGGCCCGGGACGGCTTCGTCGTGGACGGCACCTTCCGCTCGCAGACGGCCTCCAACCAGGCCCGGTTCGCCGACTTCCCGGCCTCCGCCGAACTGTTCCTGCCGGGCGGTGAACTCCCGGTCGTCGGAAGTGTGTTCAAGAACCCCGACCTGGCCCGTACGTATGCGAAGCTCGGCCGCGAGGGCGTCGAGGAGCTCTACCGGGGCGACGTGGCCGACGACATCGTCCGGACCGTGCGCAAGCCGCCCGTCGACCCGGACGCCACCCGGGTGGTGCGGCCCGGCGATCTCACCCGCGAGGACCTCGCCGACTACCGGACCCTGCGCAAGGACCCGACGAAGGTGAGCTACCGGGGCCTGGACGTCTACGGCATGGCCCCCTCCTCGTCCGGCGGCACCAGCGTCGGCGAGGCCCTCAACATCCTGGAGTCCACCGACCTTTCGCGCGCCGACCGGGTGCAGTACCTCCACCGCCTGATCGAGGCCAGCCGGATCGCGTTCGCCGACCGGGGACGCTGGGTCGGCGACCCAGCGTTCGAGGACGTCCCCACGAAGGAACTGCTGAGCCAGCGGTTCGCCGACGCGCGGGAGTGCCTGATCCGGGACGACAAGGCGCTGACCAGCCCCCTGGCGCCGGGTGACCCGCGCGACCCCGAGCGGTGCCGCAGCGGCGGCACGGCCGCGCCCACCACGTTCGAGGGCGAGAACACCACACACCTGACGACGGCCGACAAGTGGGGCAACGTCGTCGCCTACACCCTGACCATCGAGACCACCGGGGGCAGCGCCATCACCGTGCCCGGCCGGGGCTTCCTGCTCAACAACGAACTGACCGACTTCTCCTTCGCGCCCGCCAACCCGGCCGTGCACGACCCGAACCTCCCGGGACCGGGCAAGCGGCCGCGCTCGTCGATCTCGCCGACCATCGTGCTGAAGCACGGCAAGCCTGTGCTCGCCCTCGGCTCGCCGGGCGGGGCCACGATCATCACGACCGTGCTCCAGTCGCTCACCGGACACCTGGACCGGGGGCTCCCGCTGGTCGACGCGATCGCCGCGCCGCGCGCCAGCCAGCGCAACGCGCCGACGACGGAGATCGAGCCGGAGCTGTGGAACAGCCCGGTCCGCGCGGAGCTGGAGAAGCTCGGCCACGCCTTCAAGCAGAATCCGGAGATCGGGGCCGCCACCGGGGTGCAGCGGCTTCCCGACGGACGCTGGCTGGCGGCGGCGGAAAAGGTGCGCCGGGGCGGCGGCTCGGCCATGGTGGTGCATCCGGGCGGCGGTCACTGA
- a CDS encoding glycoside hydrolase family 75 protein, translated as MRTRMLALTSAACGAALLQAAALPASANGPGTGPGAGQERGTAGVGAAGRDATAAELLAEVRACARISKGAYRTDSGSPKATVPVCGTEDAVFWKADMDIDCDGRRTKACNRKTDPYFLPETAFQSSRGEPLDSAALPHVVVPGPSRVWDYRKPGLTGGSVVAVVYRDRVRYGVIGDTGPTGIIGEASYAMAKTLGIDPDPSTGGAGSGVTYIAFKDSRVSPIESRARARSRGAELAREFVGR; from the coding sequence ATGCGCACTCGCATGCTCGCCCTGACATCAGCCGCCTGCGGCGCGGCACTGCTCCAAGCGGCGGCGCTGCCCGCGTCCGCCAATGGCCCGGGGACCGGCCCCGGGGCCGGCCAGGAGCGGGGAACGGCCGGAGTGGGTGCCGCCGGAAGGGACGCGACCGCCGCCGAACTGCTGGCCGAGGTCCGCGCCTGCGCCCGTATCTCGAAAGGCGCCTACCGCACCGACAGTGGCAGCCCCAAGGCGACGGTGCCCGTCTGCGGAACCGAGGACGCCGTCTTCTGGAAGGCGGACATGGACATCGACTGCGACGGCAGGAGGACGAAGGCATGCAACCGGAAGACCGATCCGTACTTCCTCCCGGAGACCGCCTTCCAGAGCTCCCGCGGCGAACCCCTGGACTCGGCCGCCCTCCCCCATGTGGTCGTACCGGGCCCGAGCAGGGTGTGGGACTACCGGAAGCCGGGGCTCACCGGCGGCAGCGTCGTGGCGGTCGTGTACCGGGACCGGGTGCGGTACGGGGTGATCGGCGACACCGGCCCAACGGGCATCATCGGGGAGGCGTCGTACGCCATGGCGAAGACCCTCGGCATCGATCCCGACCCGTCGACCGGCGGAGCCGGGTCCGGCGTCACCTACATCGCGTTCAAGGACTCCCGCGTCTCCCCGATCGAGAGCCGCGCACGGGCGCGGAGCCGGGGAGCGGAACTGGCCCGGGAGTTCGTCGGGCGCTGA
- the map gene encoding type I methionyl aminopeptidase, whose product MVHIKTDTHIAAMREAGRVVAQILTRAREAAAVGVSPRDLDEAAREVLSGAGASSPFLNYRPHFAPTPFPAVICVSVNDAIVHGIPSADPLRDGDLVSVDAGALLGGWAGDSAISFTVGEARPADTRLIDTANEALAAGIGAAVVGNRIGDIAHAIGTVCRKAGYGILDGYGGHGIGRSMHEDPSVPNEGRPGRGMALRHGMVLAIEPMLIGGGGDDFRHDEDGWTLRTTDGSRASHAEHTVAITNDGPRVLTAL is encoded by the coding sequence ATGGTGCACATCAAGACAGACACACACATCGCAGCGATGCGCGAGGCCGGACGAGTCGTCGCGCAGATCCTGACCCGGGCGCGGGAGGCGGCGGCGGTCGGCGTGAGCCCCCGCGACCTGGACGAGGCGGCCCGCGAGGTGCTGAGCGGGGCCGGGGCCTCCTCGCCGTTCCTGAACTACAGGCCGCACTTCGCGCCCACCCCGTTCCCGGCCGTCATCTGCGTCTCGGTCAACGACGCGATCGTCCACGGCATCCCCTCGGCCGATCCGCTGCGCGACGGGGACCTGGTCAGCGTGGACGCGGGAGCCCTCCTGGGCGGCTGGGCCGGCGACTCGGCGATCAGCTTCACCGTGGGCGAGGCCCGCCCCGCCGACACCCGGCTCATCGACACCGCGAACGAGGCCCTGGCGGCCGGGATCGGCGCGGCCGTGGTCGGCAACCGCATCGGCGACATCGCCCACGCGATCGGCACGGTCTGCCGGAAGGCGGGCTACGGCATCCTGGACGGCTACGGCGGCCACGGCATCGGCCGGTCCATGCACGAGGACCCGTCCGTGCCGAACGAGGGACGGCCGGGGCGCGGCATGGCGCTGCGGCACGGCATGGTCCTGGCGATCGAGCCCATGCTGATCGGCGGTGGCGGCGACGATTTCCGCCACGACGAGGACGGCTGGACGCTGCGGACGACGGACGGCAGCCGGGCCTCGCACGCCGAGCACACGGTGGCGATCACGAACGACGGCCCGCGCGTCCTCACCGCGCTCTGA
- a CDS encoding helix-turn-helix domain-containing protein, with amino-acid sequence MVRTPLTPEERLRGERLGALLRAARGERSMAAVAASAGISAETLRKIETGRAPTPAFFTVAALAGALGLSMDEILGRCAPEPAATPLIA; translated from the coding sequence ATGGTCCGTACCCCTCTGACACCCGAAGAGCGCCTGCGCGGCGAACGGCTCGGCGCACTGCTCCGCGCGGCGCGCGGGGAGCGCAGCATGGCCGCCGTCGCCGCGAGCGCCGGAATCTCCGCGGAGACCCTCCGGAAGATCGAGACCGGCCGCGCACCCACGCCCGCCTTCTTCACCGTGGCCGCCCTCGCGGGCGCGCTGGGCCTCTCCATGGACGAGATCCTCGGCCGGTGCGCGCCCGAACCGGCAGCCACCCCGCTGATCGCGTGA
- a CDS encoding PPOX class F420-dependent oxidoreductase: protein MTLQDFARSEYVSLTTYRKNGTPVATPVWAAAEGDVLYVWTRSDSWKVKRLRNNGKVLVTVCDVRGRIAEGAPSAEGAAKLLDEDGTRAARKLLARKYTWKFWLVDWPATVARLGKRPHTGIAITF, encoded by the coding sequence GTGACTCTCCAGGACTTCGCGCGCAGCGAATACGTCAGCCTGACCACGTACCGGAAGAACGGCACCCCCGTCGCCACGCCCGTCTGGGCCGCCGCCGAGGGCGATGTGCTGTACGTCTGGACCCGCTCCGACTCGTGGAAGGTCAAGCGGCTGCGCAACAACGGCAAGGTCCTCGTCACCGTCTGCGACGTACGCGGCAGGATCGCCGAAGGGGCCCCGAGTGCGGAGGGCGCGGCGAAGCTCCTCGACGAGGACGGCACCCGCGCGGCGCGCAAGCTGCTGGCGCGCAAGTACACCTGGAAGTTCTGGCTCGTCGACTGGCCCGCGACGGTCGCCCGGCTCGGCAAGCGCCCGCACACCGGGATCGCCATCACCTTCTGA
- a CDS encoding nitrilase-related carbon-nitrogen hydrolase, translating into MSHVVRAALVQATWTGDTESMIAKHEEHAREAARQGAKIIGFQEVFNAPYFCQVQEPEHYRWAEPVPDGPTVRRMQDLARETGMVVVVPVFEIEQSGFYYNTAAVIDADGSYLGKYRKHHIPQVKGFWEKYYFKPGNAGWPVFDTAVGKVGVYICYDRHFPEGWRQLGLGGAQLVYNPSATSRGLSSHLWQLEQPASAVANEYFVAAINRVGQEEYGDNDFYGTSYFVDPRGQFVGDVASDKEEELLVRDLDFDLIEEVRQQWAFYRDRRPDAYDGLVEP; encoded by the coding sequence ATGTCCCACGTCGTACGCGCCGCACTCGTCCAGGCGACCTGGACCGGCGACACCGAATCCATGATCGCCAAGCACGAGGAACACGCGCGCGAGGCCGCCCGGCAGGGCGCGAAGATCATCGGCTTCCAGGAGGTGTTCAACGCCCCCTACTTCTGCCAGGTCCAGGAGCCCGAGCACTACCGCTGGGCCGAGCCGGTCCCGGACGGGCCGACCGTCCGGCGCATGCAGGATCTGGCCCGCGAGACCGGCATGGTCGTCGTCGTCCCGGTCTTCGAGATCGAGCAGTCCGGCTTCTACTACAACACCGCGGCCGTGATCGACGCCGACGGCTCGTATCTCGGCAAGTACCGCAAGCACCACATCCCGCAGGTCAAGGGATTCTGGGAGAAGTACTACTTCAAGCCCGGCAACGCCGGCTGGCCGGTCTTCGACACCGCCGTCGGCAAGGTGGGCGTCTACATCTGCTACGACCGGCACTTCCCCGAGGGTTGGCGTCAACTCGGACTCGGCGGAGCCCAGTTGGTGTACAACCCGTCGGCCACCTCGCGCGGACTCTCCAGCCATCTCTGGCAGTTGGAGCAGCCGGCCTCCGCCGTGGCCAACGAGTACTTCGTCGCCGCGATCAACCGGGTCGGCCAGGAGGAGTACGGCGACAACGACTTCTACGGCACCAGCTACTTCGTCGACCCGCGCGGCCAGTTCGTCGGGGACGTGGCCAGCGACAAGGAAGAGGAACTCCTCGTACGCGACCTGGACTTCGACCTGATCGAGGAAGTCCGGCAGCAGTGGGCCTTCTACCGCGACCGAAGGCCCGACGCCTACGACGGGCTGGTGGAGCCGTGA